The Scomber scombrus chromosome 5, fScoSco1.1, whole genome shotgun sequence genome window below encodes:
- the lipt2 gene encoding putative lipoyltransferase 2, mitochondrial, protein MKGARPVVEVVRLGLVSYQEALRLQQVYVDRHRSGPAHVLLLCQHPPVYTTGIRQKPYPPPLLDRLRLLGAEVHRTNRGGLITFHGPGQLVCYPVLNLGAFKKSVRWYVSELERTIISVCSRFGIEASTSPHTGVWVGDNKICAVGIHCGRYVTSHGVALNCNTDLSWFSHIVPCGIVGKGVTSLSSELRRDVSVDEVVPTLLDAFSRQFDCSLTDSPTNHTTPP, encoded by the exons ATGAAGGGGGCCCGTCCGGTGGTGGAAGTGGTCCGGCTGGGTCTGGTCTCGTACCAGGAAGCCCTGCGGTTGCAGCAGGTCTACGTGGACCGGCACCGGTCGGGTCCGGCTCACGTCCTGCTGCTGTGCCAGCACCCGCCGGTCTACACCACGGGGATCCGCCAGAAGCCCTACCCGCCCCCCCTGCTGGACCGCCTGCGCCTGCTGGGAGCCGAAGTCCACCGAACCAACCGAGGAGGACTCATCACCTTCCATGGACCGGGTCAGCTGGTCTGCTACCCGGTCCTGAACCTGGGCGCCTTCAAGAAG AGTGTGCGCTGGTACGTCTCAGAGCTGGAGAGGACGATCATCTCGGTGTGCAGCAGGTTCGGCATCGAGGCGTCGACGTCTCCTCACACCGGAGTCTGGGTGGGAGACAACAAGATCTGTGCTGTCG GGATCCACTGCGGACGCTACGTCACGTCTCACGGCGTCGCTCTGAACTGTAACACCGACCTGTCGTGGTTCTCGCACATCGTGCCCTGCGGCATTGTGGGTAAAGGAGTGACATCACTGAGCAGCGAGCTGCGGAGGGACGTCAGCGTGGACGAGGTCGTCCCGACGCTGCTCGACGCTTTCAGCCGTCAGTTTGACTGCTCGCTGACGGACTCACCGACCAATCACACGACGCCTCCTTAG
- the rnf169 gene encoding E3 ubiquitin-protein ligase RNF169 — translation MATAGSAGSAAPPGRPASAAGRDRPADRPGSRSGAGCSPREDEGRRCAEPGAPPACPLCRSSGSEERVRRRSEAERSSSRPGRRDGDSRREVFVCPAVVLKSADTKHKLLCEDDLRRKNFHICKDESASVRHDEDPGVVSDSENEEPISRRIRNVSAFVRKTKNSSAASGAQRSRSCTDPVEDGGKMKTFPQPAAIMDRVGMGHSSSAGILLSSENSRSVSAPVAADRRLPWRAVMTSWSTPLGPERSISPESNDSISEELNHFKPIVCSPCTPPKRLPDGRLLEPTIVKSTPRNLTRGLQKATSYEASPAVLQKWRQIELDRQSLKVNSKATLTSPVPETQDAAKMQPSAAGDTVSSANKRKLLFDPPPGDSDTFQKQSVKIRVPAIRYSEAPFRGGADFEASGAPEPCGGALFSRKRSFSPYTKNSGFQSCKLVPKDSQGPRKESEHQSTSRRGPKRNQKTKHVDSDRDQDPRRGQIQQDRALALKLQRQFDLENQTGRRRSPDKYFLRSWMSNQNRRRRGLRRSRRINTKH, via the exons ATGGCGACCGCAGGGTCCGCAGGGTCCGCCGCTCCGCCCGGCAGACCGGCCAGCGCCGCCGGGAGGGACCGGCCCGCGGACCGGCCTGGCTCCCGGTCCGGAGCCGGCTGCAGCCCGCGGGAGGACGAGGGGAGGAGGTGTGCGGAGCCCGGAGCCCCGCCGGCCTGCCCGCTGTGCCGGAGCTCCGGCAGCGAGGAGCGGGTCCGCAGGAGGAGCGAGGccgagaggagcagcagcaggccgGGCAGGAGGGACGGAGACTCCCGCAGAG AAGTGTTCGTGTGTCCGGCCGTCGTCCTGAAGTCTGCAGACACCAAACACAAA ctgctgtgtgaagatGATCTGAGGAGGAAAAACTTCCACATCTGTAAAGACGAGTCAGCATCAGTCCGTCATGATGAAGATCCT ggtgtGGTGTCTGACTCAGAGAACGAGGAGCCAATCAGCAGGAGGATCAGAAACGTCTCCGCCTTCGTCAGGAAGACTAAAAACTCGTCAGCCGCCAG TGGTGCTCAGAGGAGTCGCAGCTGTACGGACCCGGTGGAGGACGGAGGGAAGATGAAGACGTTCCCACAGCCGGCGGCCATCATGGACAGA gttGGGATGGGCCACAGCTCCTCAGCAGGGatccttctctcctctgagaacagtcgGTCGGTCTCGGCTCCCGTTGCCGCCGACCGCCGCCTCCCGTGGCGCGCAGTGATGACATCGTGGTCGACGCCGCTCGGCCCGGAGCGCTCCATCAGCCCCGAGAGCAACGACAGCATCTCAGAGGAGCTCAACCACTTCAAGCCCATTGTGTGCTCGCCGTGCACGCCCCCCAAACGGCTGCCGGACGGCCGCCTGCTGGAGCCCACCATCGTCAAATCCACGCCGCGGAACCTGACGCGCGGCCTGCAGAAGGCCACCAGCTACGAGGCGAGTCCCGCCGTGCTGCAGAAGTGGCGTCAGATCGAGCTGGACCGCCAGAGCCTCAAAGTGAATTCCAAGGCCACGCTGACGAGTCCGGTCCCTGAGACGCAGGACGCCGCCAAGATGCAGCCGAGCGCCGCCGGAGACACCGTCTCCTCTGCCAACAAGAGGAAGCTGCTGTTCGACCCGCCGCCGGGAGACTCGGACACCTTCCAGAAACAGTCTGTAAAGATCCGGGTCCCCGCGATCCGCTACAGCGAGGCGCCCTTCAGGGGTGGGGCAGACTTTGAGGCGTCGGGAGCTCCGGAGCCATGCGGCGGCGCGCTGTTCAGCCGGAAAcgttccttctctccttacacCAAGAACTCCGGCTTCCAGTCCTGTAAGTTAGTGCCAAAGGACTCGCAGGGTCCCAGGAAGGAGTCCGAGCACCAGTCTACCTCCCGGAGGGGTCCGAAGAGGAACCAAAAGACCAAACACGTGGACTCGGACCGAGACCAGGACCCGAGGCGGGGCCAGATCCAGCAGGACCGAGCGCTGGCCCTGAAGCTGCAGAGACAGTTCGACCTGGAGAACCAGACCGGCCGCAGGAGGAGCCCCGATAAGTACTTCCTGCGGTCCTGGATGTCCAATCAGAACCGCAGGAGGCGGGGCCTGCGGAGATCCCGACGAATCAACACAAAGCACTAA